A window of Corallococcus macrosporus DSM 14697 contains these coding sequences:
- a CDS encoding restriction endonuclease subunit S translates to MADVRALHVPQLSRPLPSGWYWARLDDVAQVFDCPHSTPDLTDSGPFVVRSQDIRSGVFRRDGCARVSESTYRERVARAEPQWGDLLYSREGTYFGIAAEVPADVQVCLGQRMVLIRPNSKVINHRILRFWLNSPAMAAHVHGFRDGSVAERLNLPTIRALAILVPSRAEQNAMAECLGALDDKIELNRRMNQTLETMAQALFRSWFVDFDPVRAKAAGRQPEGMGPETAALFPCRFVDSELGPIPEGWRIMPLGESCAAIFSGGTPSTREQRFWGGKVPWLSSGETRHSFIIETEKTITEEAITGSSTRLARSGSTVIASAGQGHTRGQTSFLAFDSYINQSVVAVVADPAVSSDLFVFHDLARRYEQFRRLSDSHSSRGSLTTKLLADLKVIIPPRDLITAFDRATEPLVEQNISNLRQSVTISRLRDLLLPKLLSGEIRVREAEAQLAATA, encoded by the coding sequence ATGGCGGACGTGCGCGCCCTGCATGTGCCTCAACTCAGCCGCCCACTGCCATCGGGGTGGTACTGGGCTAGGCTCGACGATGTGGCTCAGGTCTTCGACTGTCCTCATTCCACCCCGGACCTAACGGATTCTGGGCCATTCGTCGTCCGGTCTCAGGACATCAGGTCTGGGGTGTTCCGACGAGATGGCTGCGCCCGAGTCTCGGAGAGCACGTACCGCGAGCGAGTAGCGCGAGCAGAACCACAGTGGGGCGATCTTCTATACAGCCGAGAAGGCACGTACTTCGGCATCGCGGCCGAGGTTCCAGCCGACGTGCAGGTCTGCCTCGGGCAGCGCATGGTGCTGATTCGGCCGAACTCGAAGGTGATCAATCATCGCATATTGCGGTTCTGGCTGAACTCGCCTGCCATGGCGGCGCACGTTCATGGTTTCCGCGATGGATCCGTCGCAGAGCGATTGAACCTCCCGACTATTCGTGCTCTCGCGATTCTTGTTCCGAGCCGCGCCGAACAGAATGCGATGGCTGAATGCCTCGGCGCCCTCGACGACAAGATCGAGCTGAACCGCCGCATGAACCAGACCCTGGAGACCATGGCCCAGGCGCTGTTCCGGTCCTGGTTCGTGGACTTCGACCCGGTGCGGGCCAAGGCCGCGGGCCGCCAGCCCGAGGGCATGGGGCCGGAGACGGCGGCGCTGTTCCCGTGCCGGTTCGTGGACTCGGAGCTGGGGCCGATTCCGGAGGGGTGGAGAATCATGCCACTGGGCGAATCCTGCGCGGCCATCTTTAGCGGTGGAACCCCAAGCACCCGTGAGCAGCGATTTTGGGGTGGCAAGGTGCCATGGCTGTCGTCTGGAGAGACTCGTCACAGCTTCATCATCGAGACCGAGAAGACTATTACCGAGGAGGCCATCACTGGTTCGAGCACACGGCTGGCAAGATCCGGATCGACGGTCATCGCCAGCGCTGGGCAGGGACACACGCGTGGCCAGACCTCATTCTTGGCCTTCGACTCCTACATCAACCAGTCGGTCGTCGCGGTGGTTGCCGACCCAGCGGTTTCCTCCGACCTGTTCGTGTTCCACGATCTTGCTAGGCGCTACGAGCAGTTCAGACGGCTGTCGGACTCGCACAGCTCGCGAGGGAGTCTCACGACCAAGCTGCTTGCAGACCTGAAAGTGATCATCCCTCCGCGAGACCTCATTACCGCCTTTGACAGAGCGACCGAGCCGCTGGTCGAACAGAACATCAGCAATCTCCGGCAGTCGGTCACCATCTCCCGCCTGCGCGACCTACTCCTTCCCAAGCTCCTCTCCGGGGAGATCCGCGTCCGAGAGGCCGAAGCCCAACTCGCAGCCACCGCCTGA
- a CDS encoding IS630 family transposase encodes MEERRLFAASLLKSGWRPVDVADECGVTRGAVSQWCKALAQGGVRKLRRKPHQGRPSQLSPSQWKQVARALNAGAVRAGFPTERWTLPRIAHLIEHRWGVRYHPRSLTRPLHRLGFSAHRPRSQASERDDALIEAWVRRDWPRIKRGLEEAGGQLPSWMRRVTRFGPAWAPPGRRWDKSESSSV; translated from the coding sequence ATGGAGGAGCGGCGATTGTTCGCCGCTTCACTGCTGAAATCGGGCTGGCGCCCAGTCGACGTAGCGGACGAGTGCGGTGTCACCCGGGGGGCGGTGTCTCAATGGTGCAAAGCCCTCGCACAGGGCGGTGTCAGGAAGCTGCGGCGCAAGCCGCATCAGGGGCGTCCCTCGCAGCTGAGCCCCTCGCAGTGGAAGCAAGTGGCCCGAGCGCTCAATGCCGGCGCTGTCAGGGCCGGCTTTCCCACGGAGCGGTGGACCCTTCCACGCATCGCACATCTCATCGAGCACCGCTGGGGCGTGCGGTACCACCCACGCTCCCTGACGAGGCCGCTGCATCGGCTCGGGTTCTCCGCGCACCGCCCTCGTTCCCAGGCCAGCGAGCGGGATGATGCGCTCATCGAAGCTTGGGTGCGAAGAGATTGGCCTCGAATAAAAAGGGGGCTCGAAGAAGCGGGAGGACAATTGCCTTCTTGGATGAGACGGGTCACACGTTTCGGGCCCGCCTGGGCACCACCTGGGCGCCGGTGGGACAAGTCCGAGTCCTCAAGCGTCTGA
- a CDS encoding type I restriction endonuclease subunit R, giving the protein MSPNLTESIAEEEALRYFEELGYSVVVAQKNEPGADREGLGEVILASRLRAAVEQINKGLPAAALDEAIRKVMVQEHPSLVQENRRNHRLLVDGVEVEYLRDGRVVGDRVRLIDFENPENNDWLVVSQFTVVDAGHNRRPDLIVFLNGIPVAVIELKNAADEDATIWTAFHQLQTYKKDLPSLFRFNEILVVSDGLEARIGSLTANRERFAPWRTIDGEALASSNLLGLEVLVRGVFEKRRLLDFIRHFVVFEEDGAEVVKKLAGYHQFHAVQQAVDATVQAARPDGDRRVGVVWHTQGSGKSLTMAFYSGKVILHPAMQNPTLVVLTDRNDLDDQLFATFSRCHELLRQKPVQAVDRADLRDKLRVNSGGVVFTTVQKFAPEEKGDRFPLLSDRRNIIVVADEAHRSQYDFIDGFARHLRDALPGASFIGFTGTPIETTDKNTRAVFGEYISVYDIQRAVEDGATVPIYYEGRLAKLELKDSERPNIDQEFEEVTEGEEEVRRERLKSKWAQLEAVVGTEKRLAVIAKDLVQHLEHRLETMEGKAMVVCMSRRICVDLYRELTKLRPEWHSDDDEKGSIKVVMTGSASDPLDWQPHIRSKGRREALATRFKNPKDELKLVLVRDMWLTGFDAPCVHSMYVDKPMRGHGLMQAIARVNRVFRDKPGGLVVDYLGLADQLKFALATYTEAGGKGSTAIDQNEAVAAMLARFEVCQAMFHGLDYQPALSAPKVLLNLLPTAQEHILKQEDGKDRFVQTVTELSRAFALAVPHEDALRVRDEVAFFQAVKAALVKRAAVDAKPEEDLDHAIRQIVSRAVAASEEVVDIFQAAGLKKPDISILSDEFLAEVRGLPQRNLALELLRKLLNDELKKRSRTNLVQSRNFSEMLERAVRSYRNRAIETAQVIEELIKLAEEMRDAQARGEKLGLSDDELAFYEALGLSNAALQFMGEPVLKAMARELTEIIRRNVTIDWTQRETARAKLRTLVKRLLRKYKYPPDRQEVAMQTVMEQAERLCETWAEDGLLAVSATVPPDSPASVIQIPTQAYQHEPAKPLMAAEPSPKLDISSKPRRRR; this is encoded by the coding sequence ATGAGCCCGAACCTCACCGAGTCCATCGCAGAGGAGGAGGCGCTCCGGTACTTCGAAGAGCTGGGGTACTCGGTGGTCGTCGCCCAGAAGAATGAGCCGGGTGCCGACCGCGAGGGGCTGGGCGAGGTCATCTTGGCGAGCCGACTCCGGGCCGCCGTCGAGCAGATCAACAAGGGTCTGCCGGCGGCGGCGTTGGACGAGGCCATCCGCAAGGTCATGGTCCAGGAGCATCCATCCCTGGTCCAGGAGAACCGGCGCAACCACCGGCTCCTTGTCGATGGCGTCGAGGTCGAGTACCTCCGAGACGGCCGCGTAGTCGGAGACCGGGTTCGGCTGATCGACTTCGAGAACCCGGAGAACAACGACTGGCTAGTCGTGAGCCAATTCACCGTCGTGGACGCGGGCCACAACCGGCGCCCGGACCTCATCGTCTTCCTCAACGGCATCCCCGTGGCGGTCATCGAGCTGAAGAACGCCGCCGACGAGGACGCCACCATCTGGACGGCCTTCCACCAGCTCCAGACCTACAAGAAGGACCTCCCGTCCCTCTTCCGCTTCAACGAGATCCTTGTCGTCAGCGACGGACTGGAAGCCCGCATCGGTTCGCTGACGGCCAACCGGGAACGTTTCGCGCCCTGGCGCACCATCGACGGCGAGGCGCTTGCGTCCTCGAACCTGCTTGGGCTTGAGGTCCTCGTCCGGGGCGTCTTTGAGAAGCGTCGCCTCCTGGACTTCATCCGGCACTTCGTCGTCTTCGAGGAGGACGGCGCGGAGGTCGTGAAGAAGCTCGCCGGCTACCACCAGTTCCACGCAGTCCAACAGGCAGTGGATGCCACCGTTCAAGCCGCGCGACCGGACGGAGATCGGCGCGTCGGCGTGGTCTGGCACACGCAAGGCAGTGGCAAGAGCCTCACCATGGCCTTCTACAGCGGCAAGGTCATCCTGCATCCAGCCATGCAGAACCCGACGCTGGTGGTTCTCACCGACCGGAACGATCTCGATGACCAGCTCTTCGCTACCTTCAGCCGCTGCCATGAACTACTCCGGCAGAAGCCGGTTCAGGCGGTAGACCGCGCCGACCTCCGGGACAAGCTGCGGGTCAACAGCGGCGGCGTGGTCTTCACGACCGTGCAGAAATTCGCGCCGGAGGAGAAGGGCGACCGGTTCCCGCTGCTCTCGGACCGCCGGAATATCATCGTCGTCGCCGACGAAGCGCACCGGAGCCAGTACGACTTCATCGACGGGTTCGCCCGTCACCTTCGCGACGCCCTCCCCGGAGCCAGCTTCATCGGCTTCACCGGCACGCCCATCGAGACCACGGACAAGAACACCCGGGCGGTGTTCGGCGAGTACATCAGCGTCTACGACATCCAGCGCGCCGTCGAGGACGGCGCCACGGTGCCGATCTACTACGAGGGGCGCCTCGCCAAGTTGGAGCTGAAGGACTCGGAACGTCCCAACATCGACCAAGAGTTCGAGGAGGTCACGGAGGGCGAGGAGGAGGTCCGCCGGGAGCGGCTCAAGAGCAAGTGGGCCCAGCTCGAAGCGGTGGTCGGCACCGAGAAGCGGCTTGCCGTCATCGCCAAGGACCTGGTGCAGCACCTGGAGCACCGGCTGGAGACCATGGAAGGCAAGGCCATGGTGGTCTGCATGAGCCGGCGGATCTGCGTGGACCTCTACCGCGAGCTGACCAAGCTGCGGCCGGAGTGGCACAGCGACGACGACGAGAAGGGCAGCATCAAGGTCGTGATGACCGGCTCGGCGTCGGACCCACTGGACTGGCAGCCACACATCCGCAGCAAGGGGCGCCGCGAGGCGCTCGCGACCCGCTTCAAGAACCCGAAGGACGAGCTGAAGCTGGTCCTCGTCCGGGACATGTGGCTGACCGGGTTCGACGCCCCATGCGTCCACAGCATGTACGTGGACAAGCCGATGCGCGGTCACGGGCTCATGCAGGCCATCGCCCGCGTGAACCGGGTGTTCAGGGACAAGCCGGGCGGTCTCGTCGTGGACTACCTGGGCCTCGCTGATCAGCTCAAGTTCGCCTTGGCCACGTACACGGAGGCCGGTGGCAAGGGCAGCACCGCCATCGACCAGAACGAGGCCGTGGCAGCGATGCTGGCGCGCTTCGAGGTCTGCCAAGCCATGTTCCATGGTCTCGACTACCAGCCGGCGCTCAGCGCGCCGAAGGTGCTGCTCAACCTCCTGCCCACTGCACAGGAGCACATCCTGAAGCAGGAGGACGGGAAGGACCGCTTCGTCCAGACCGTCACCGAGCTGAGCCGCGCGTTCGCGCTGGCAGTGCCACACGAGGACGCTCTTCGGGTTCGCGACGAGGTGGCGTTCTTCCAGGCGGTAAAGGCGGCGCTGGTGAAGCGAGCGGCGGTGGACGCCAAGCCCGAGGAAGACCTCGACCACGCCATCCGACAGATCGTTAGCCGCGCCGTTGCCGCGTCTGAAGAGGTCGTGGACATCTTCCAGGCGGCCGGCCTGAAGAAGCCGGACATCAGCATCCTCTCGGATGAGTTCCTCGCCGAAGTGCGCGGCCTGCCGCAGCGAAACCTGGCCTTGGAGCTGCTCCGGAAGCTCTTGAACGACGAGCTGAAGAAGAGATCGCGGACCAACCTCGTCCAGTCCCGGAACTTCTCGGAGATGCTGGAGCGTGCCGTTCGGTCGTACCGGAATCGGGCAATCGAGACCGCGCAAGTCATCGAAGAATTGATCAAGCTCGCCGAGGAAATGCGCGATGCGCAAGCCCGGGGCGAAAAGCTCGGACTCTCGGATGATGAACTGGCCTTCTATGAGGCTCTCGGCCTGAGCAATGCCGCGCTCCAGTTCATGGGCGAGCCGGTGTTGAAGGCCATGGCCCGAGAGCTAACGGAAATCATCCGCAGAAATGTGACCATCGACTGGACGCAGCGGGAGACTGCGCGGGCGAAGCTCCGAACCCTCGTGAAGCGGTTGCTCCGCAAGTACAAGTACCCGCCGGATCGCCAGGAAGTGGCAATGCAGACGGTGATGGAACAGGCCGAGCGACTATGTGAAACCTGGGCCGAGGACGGGCTACTGGCGGTGTCCGCGACTGTTCCTCCGGACTCCCCTGCCAGTGTGATTCAAATACCGACGCAGGCGTATCAGCACGAGCCGGCGAAGCCACTGATGGCCGCTGAGCCTAGCCCGAAATTGGATATCTCATCGAAGCCCCGCCGCCGGCGGTAG
- a CDS encoding transposase, giving the protein MDETGHTFRARLGTTWAPVGQVRVLKRLSRRREISSVVLLTAPRGRERPKVFARHFVGAVHDKEVIAALRYFHRRLGRPLVIIWDRLQAHRSKAVRAWLQRHSKDVLVEWLPPYAPDLNPEEGCNGVVKEALLNATPPAISDLMRLARREFRALQHRPDVLRSFFEHAGLDV; this is encoded by the coding sequence TTGGATGAGACGGGTCACACGTTTCGGGCCCGCCTGGGCACCACCTGGGCGCCGGTGGGACAAGTCCGAGTCCTCAAGCGTCTGAGCAGGCGCCGAGAGATTTCCAGCGTCGTGCTCCTGACGGCGCCGCGGGGGCGTGAACGCCCCAAGGTGTTCGCCCGCCACTTCGTCGGCGCTGTCCACGACAAGGAAGTCATCGCCGCATTGAGGTACTTCCATCGGCGCCTCGGACGTCCGCTCGTCATCATCTGGGACCGCCTTCAGGCGCACCGTTCCAAGGCGGTCAGGGCCTGGCTGCAACGCCACTCGAAGGACGTCCTCGTCGAGTGGCTGCCCCCGTACGCTCCTGACCTCAACCCAGAGGAGGGCTGCAATGGCGTGGTGAAGGAGGCATTGCTCAACGCAACGCCCCCTGCCATTTCGGACCTCATGCGCCTGGCGCGAAGGGAATTTCGGGCCCTACAGCATCGTCCCGACGTCCTTCGCTCCTTCTTCGAGCACGCTGGGCTGGATGTTTAG